The following are from one region of the Nostoc cf. commune SO-36 genome:
- a CDS encoding alkaline phosphatase family protein, whose translation MQKTVVLNVVGLTPSLLGENTPSLSSWVSKGQVVPIAPVLPAVTCSAQATYLTGKWPDEHGIVANGWYFRDECEVKFWRQSNKLVQAPKVWDIAKSIDPNFTCANLFWWYNMYSSVDYAITPRPMYPADGRKLPDIYTHPSDVRSQIQSDLGNFPLFDFWGPKTSISSSQWIANSAKWIEERYSPTLSLVYLPHLDYCLQKFGNNQTQIQADLREIDAVCGDLIEYYQARNTQVIILSEYGITPVSKAVDLNRVLRENGLIAIREELGRELLDFGASIAFAVADHQIAHVYVNDPAYIPKVRSLLEATEGVAQVLDEEGKQAYHLDHPRSGELVAIAESDTWFTYYYWLDDAKAPDFARTVDIHRKPGYDPVELFLDPQITFPQGKIALKLLKKQLGFRYLMDVIPLDASLVRGSHGSVTTSVAEGPLFITHQTHLVDENRIEATDVCSLILKHLNT comes from the coding sequence ATGCAAAAAACGGTTGTTCTAAATGTTGTCGGATTAACACCTAGCTTACTAGGAGAAAACACGCCGTCTTTATCTTCTTGGGTTAGTAAAGGGCAAGTAGTTCCCATCGCACCGGTATTACCGGCTGTAACTTGTTCGGCTCAGGCTACTTATTTAACAGGAAAATGGCCTGATGAACATGGAATTGTCGCTAATGGTTGGTACTTCCGCGATGAGTGTGAAGTAAAGTTTTGGCGACAATCTAATAAACTAGTACAAGCTCCCAAAGTTTGGGATATAGCTAAATCTATTGATCCAAACTTCACTTGTGCCAACCTTTTTTGGTGGTACAATATGTATTCTTCAGTAGATTATGCCATTACGCCGCGCCCAATGTATCCCGCAGATGGCAGAAAATTACCTGATATTTATACCCATCCTAGTGATGTGCGATCGCAAATTCAATCTGATTTAGGAAACTTCCCTTTATTTGATTTTTGGGGGCCGAAAACTTCCATTAGTTCTAGTCAATGGATTGCTAATTCCGCAAAATGGATTGAGGAACGCTATAGCCCTACATTATCACTAGTTTATCTGCCACATTTAGATTACTGTCTGCAAAAATTTGGAAACAATCAAACACAGATTCAAGCAGATTTGCGAGAAATTGATGCTGTTTGTGGCGATTTAATTGAATATTATCAAGCACGTAATACTCAGGTAATTATTCTTTCCGAGTATGGCATTACGCCGGTTTCTAAAGCTGTGGATTTGAACCGCGTATTACGGGAAAACGGTTTAATTGCTATACGAGAAGAATTAGGGCGAGAACTGCTCGATTTTGGCGCTAGTATTGCCTTTGCCGTTGCCGATCACCAAATTGCTCATGTATATGTGAACGATCCGGCATACATCCCGAAAGTGCGATCGCTTTTAGAAGCGACTGAAGGCGTGGCGCAGGTATTGGATGAAGAGGGTAAGCAAGCCTACCACCTCGATCATCCTAGATCGGGTGAGTTGGTAGCGATCGCTGAATCTGATACTTGGTTTACCTATTATTATTGGCTTGATGACGCGAAAGCTCCTGATTTTGCTAGAACTGTAGATATCCACCGCAAACCTGGTTACGATCCTGTAGAACTTTTCCTTGATCCGCAGATTACATTTCCTCAAGGAAAAATTGCTCTCAAGTTACTTAAGAAACAACTAGGTTTTCGTTACCTTATGGATGTTATCCCTCTGGATGCTTCTCTAGTACGTGGCTCTCACGGTAGCGTTACCACTTCTGTTGCCGAAGGGCCACTGTTTATCACTCATCAAACTCATCTAGTTGATGAAAATCGAATTGAGGC
- a CDS encoding DUF3370 domain-containing protein, whose product MLPLLLIFPIAQLTPTTPPPEEVVQPQEVRPLPGKLDTVPTFNSNSPELVLKEGILLSTFPPDGKKVPTAHLNFPFRGRFDIFAHHVARAEPAENLRSLYLGIILHNPSSESVKVNIWQAASYLSQPDAPFIQLPSFSQNLLGKVFAGPGDRVMSDVLRGVRQEIFPAQIEIPPKQSRMLLNLPIPVQGLTPPLNGRSTLIRLQSNGTVYAASLAMFAQMNPDRSERSPTLEEWQNLLNNSDVSGPRDKAPTPLEETGKPRIYGRVAGVAAGSRWRALLVDNPKARYLTIPQAGQAFSYALSSLHGGTLGTGQIQSAPMLVRYPDTAYRAHGNYGIQYNLKLPLYNNTQSPQTVSVSIQTPLKEDQLVKPGLRFFSTPARQVFFRGTVRVRYRNDQNQPQTQFVHLVQKRGQPGEPLVLLKMKPGDRSLVEVDFLYPPDATPPQVLTVSTQAKTR is encoded by the coding sequence ATGTTGCCATTGTTACTAATTTTTCCGATAGCCCAATTAACTCCTACCACACCACCGCCTGAAGAAGTCGTGCAACCACAAGAAGTACGACCTTTACCAGGTAAGTTGGACACAGTGCCAACGTTTAATAGCAATAGTCCAGAATTGGTGTTGAAAGAAGGGATTTTACTTTCTACCTTTCCACCAGATGGGAAAAAAGTGCCAACAGCGCATCTGAATTTTCCCTTTCGGGGACGATTTGATATTTTTGCCCATCACGTTGCGAGGGCTGAACCAGCAGAGAATTTACGTTCTCTTTATTTAGGGATAATTTTACATAATCCTAGTTCGGAATCGGTGAAGGTTAATATTTGGCAGGCGGCGAGTTATTTGAGTCAACCGGATGCACCATTTATTCAGTTACCATCTTTTAGCCAAAATCTTTTAGGTAAAGTTTTTGCCGGGCCAGGCGATCGCGTCATGTCTGATGTGCTTAGGGGAGTGCGACAAGAGATTTTCCCTGCCCAAATTGAGATTCCACCAAAGCAAAGTCGGATGTTACTAAATTTGCCAATTCCTGTGCAGGGATTGACACCACCCCTCAATGGTCGGTCTACATTGATCCGACTGCAAAGTAATGGCACTGTCTATGCAGCTAGCCTAGCGATGTTTGCACAGATGAACCCCGATCGCAGTGAGCGATCGCCTACTTTAGAAGAGTGGCAAAATTTACTCAATAATAGTGATGTGTCCGGGCCACGAGATAAAGCGCCCACTCCCTTAGAGGAAACTGGCAAGCCAAGAATTTATGGGCGTGTTGCTGGAGTGGCTGCTGGTTCACGATGGAGAGCTTTATTAGTAGATAATCCTAAAGCCAGGTATCTAACTATTCCCCAGGCTGGTCAAGCGTTTTCTTACGCTCTAAGTAGCCTGCATGGTGGCACATTAGGAACTGGTCAAATTCAAAGTGCGCCTATGCTGGTGCGCTATCCTGACACCGCATATCGCGCTCATGGCAACTATGGAATTCAATATAATCTCAAGTTGCCGCTATACAACAATACTCAAAGTCCTCAAACTGTGAGTGTATCCATACAAACACCACTGAAGGAGGATCAGTTAGTAAAACCAGGGTTACGCTTTTTTAGTACACCAGCTCGTCAAGTATTCTTCCGAGGGACAGTGCGGGTACGTTACAGAAATGACCAAAATCAACCACAAACTCAGTTTGTGCATTTAGTGCAAAAGAGGGGTCAACCAGGGGAACCGTTAGTTTTATTAAAGATGAAACCAGGCGATCGCTCTTTAGTAGAAGTAGACTTTCTCTATCCGCCGGATGCCACACCACCGCAAGTATTAACAGTTTCAACTCAGGCTAAAACCCGGTAA
- a CDS encoding pyroglutamyl-peptidase I family protein: MKQRILLTSFDTWLKDQQSNSSDDLLFEVTKLDLIPHHLTFLRQLPVDVQLASTQVMEKINAIQPDYIICCGMAATRTQLSVEAVASCGEIVLQTEVDLEKLVAETAAIQISHDCGKFVCEGLYYLVLDYLSQNKLTARCIFVHVPVLNQENLMGILADFVLIINKLALSSSC, translated from the coding sequence ATGAAGCAAAGAATTCTATTAACTTCTTTTGACACTTGGCTAAAGGATCAACAGTCAAATTCTTCTGATGATTTATTATTTGAAGTTACCAAACTTGATTTGATACCACATCACTTAACTTTTTTACGACAGTTGCCCGTAGATGTGCAACTTGCCAGCACTCAGGTAATGGAAAAAATCAATGCAATCCAACCTGATTACATCATCTGTTGTGGCATGGCTGCAACCCGTACACAATTAAGTGTGGAAGCAGTTGCTAGCTGTGGAGAAATTGTTTTGCAGACAGAAGTTGATTTAGAAAAATTAGTTGCAGAAACAGCAGCAATTCAGATTAGCCACGACTGTGGGAAATTTGTCTGTGAGGGTCTTTACTATTTAGTATTGGACTACTTAAGCCAAAATAAACTCACGGCACGTTGCATTTTTGTCCACGTTCCGGTTCTAAATCAAGAAAATTTGATGGGGATTCTTGCCGATTTCGTATTAATTATTAACAAACTGGCACTTTCATCAAGCTGTTAA
- the hisH gene encoding imidazole glycerol phosphate synthase subunit HisH, which yields MPVIAVVDYEMGNLHSVCKGLEKAGATPNVTYSLKELEQADAIVLPGVGAFDPAVQHLRARGLEQPIKDAIASGKPFLGICLGLQILFESSAEGTQPGLGIIKGKVRRFRSEPDITIPHMGWNQLEVTQSKSILWEHLPADPWVYFVHSYYVDPIDPLIRAATVTHGTQTVTAAIAHENLMAVQFHPEKSSNIGLQILSNFVAQVREKIPA from the coding sequence ATGCCAGTAATTGCGGTCGTAGATTACGAGATGGGAAATTTGCATTCAGTCTGTAAAGGCTTGGAAAAAGCTGGTGCAACTCCTAATGTTACTTATTCTCTAAAGGAATTAGAGCAGGCAGATGCAATAGTCTTACCGGGAGTAGGAGCATTTGATCCAGCAGTGCAACACCTGCGAGCGCGTGGTTTGGAACAACCAATTAAAGATGCGATCGCATCTGGTAAACCTTTCTTAGGAATTTGTTTAGGATTGCAAATTCTCTTTGAATCAAGTGCCGAAGGTACTCAACCAGGACTAGGAATTATCAAAGGAAAAGTGCGGCGGTTTCGCTCAGAACCTGACATCACTATTCCTCACATGGGTTGGAATCAGCTGGAAGTGACTCAATCAAAAAGCATTTTGTGGGAGCATTTACCGGCCGATCCTTGGGTGTATTTTGTCCATTCCTACTATGTTGACCCAATAGACCCCCTAATCCGTGCAGCAACCGTTACTCATGGTACTCAAACCGTCACAGCTGCGATCGCCCATGAGAACCTGATGGCAGTCCAATTTCACCCCGAAAAATCCTCTAATATTGGATTGCAAATTCTGTCTAATTTCGTTGCTCAAGTACGCGAAAAAATTCCTGCCTAA
- the rsmD gene encoding 16S rRNA (guanine(966)-N(2))-methyltransferase RsmD has product MSLRIYGNRQLKTLPGKETRPTSARVREAVFNIWQGEIAGCRWLDLCAGTGSMGAEALCRGASQLVGIEQSSRACATIQQNWQQVANAEQEFRVLRGDITQQLKTLSGKQFDRIYFDPPYASGLYQPVLEAIAHHQLLHPSGEIAVEHASQGWTPPEIPAWEICRQKAYGNTSLTFYRIRSERLGADQEDEEQYNRRD; this is encoded by the coding sequence ATGAGTCTGAGAATTTACGGCAATCGCCAGCTAAAAACTTTACCTGGTAAAGAAACTAGACCCACTAGTGCGCGGGTAAGGGAGGCAGTTTTTAATATTTGGCAAGGAGAAATTGCAGGTTGTCGCTGGTTAGATTTATGCGCCGGTACTGGTTCAATGGGTGCAGAGGCTTTGTGTAGAGGAGCCAGCCAACTAGTGGGAATTGAACAATCGAGCCGAGCCTGTGCCACCATCCAACAAAATTGGCAGCAGGTAGCTAATGCCGAGCAAGAATTTCGGGTATTACGCGGAGATATCACCCAGCAGTTAAAGACTTTATCGGGCAAGCAATTCGATAGAATTTATTTTGATCCACCTTATGCTAGTGGATTGTATCAACCAGTATTAGAAGCGATCGCTCACCATCAACTTTTACATCCTAGCGGTGAAATCGCAGTTGAACACGCCTCACAAGGTTGGACACCGCCAGAGATTCCCGCTTGGGAAATTTGCCGCCAGAAAGCTTACGGCAACACATCACTTACTTTCTACAGAATTCGGAGTGAAAGATTAGGAGCAGATCAGGAAGATGAGGAACAATATAACAGACGCGATTAA
- the petG gene encoding cytochrome b6-f complex subunit V, translating to MVEPLLSGIVLGLVFVTLAGLFYAAYKQYKRPNQLGG from the coding sequence GTGGTTGAACCCTTGCTATCAGGTATTGTCCTTGGTCTAGTTTTCGTCACCCTCGCCGGACTGTTTTACGCTGCCTATAAGCAATACAAGCGCCCGAATCAGTTGGGAGGATGA
- a CDS encoding c-type cytochrome, with translation MDNQITKPEILIQRIVLWTLAILLAVPLGFFGVQLVQASDPYVKSVLSLTGNPVQGHAIFQINCAGCHGLEADGRVGPSLQAVSKHKSRYGLIHQVISGETPPMPKFQPSPQEMADLLNYLESL, from the coding sequence TTGGATAACCAGATTACCAAACCTGAAATTTTGATTCAGCGGATCGTTTTATGGACGCTGGCTATACTCCTAGCAGTCCCTTTGGGCTTTTTTGGAGTTCAGTTGGTTCAAGCCTCCGATCCATACGTCAAAAGTGTTCTATCCTTAACAGGAAACCCAGTTCAAGGACACGCTATCTTTCAAATAAACTGCGCTGGTTGTCATGGCTTGGAAGCAGACGGGCGAGTGGGCCCCAGTTTGCAAGCTGTTTCAAAGCACAAGTCTCGGTATGGGCTGATTCACCAAGTTATCAGTGGCGAAACACCACCAATGCCAAAATTTCAACCTAGCCCCCAAGAAATGGCGGATCTTTTAAATTATTTAGAGTCATTGTAG
- a CDS encoding peptidylprolyl isomerase, which produces MTEAIQIGNRTITASELISLLASYQMLPQLQRELIIDEAIAQNSRFAKVVIECTPEEVAQAKQQFYAEKQFKNEEDIQAWMANQGLTPDQLEVITTRKLKIEKFKQVTWGNKLESYFFQSKAKLDKVIYSLLRTQDVGIAQELYFRIQAKENSFADLAREYSLGPEAQTGGLVGPIELNALHPVMVQMLSSSQPSQILPPTRIAEWFVILRLEKFIPAQLDEFMKVRLLNELFETWLQDQQKQIMSAPQGDDTEKAINL; this is translated from the coding sequence ATGACTGAAGCGATCCAAATCGGTAATCGTACAATCACAGCTAGTGAACTTATTTCCTTACTGGCAAGTTACCAAATGCTGCCACAATTGCAGCGCGAATTGATCATTGATGAGGCGATAGCGCAAAACTCACGCTTTGCAAAGGTAGTAATAGAGTGTACACCTGAGGAAGTAGCCCAAGCTAAACAGCAGTTTTACGCTGAAAAACAGTTCAAAAATGAAGAAGACATCCAGGCTTGGATGGCAAATCAGGGGCTGACTCCAGATCAATTAGAAGTTATTACAACTCGTAAGCTGAAAATTGAAAAATTCAAGCAAGTCACTTGGGGTAATAAGCTGGAATCTTATTTTTTTCAGTCCAAGGCAAAATTGGACAAAGTAATTTATTCGCTATTGCGAACCCAGGATGTGGGAATTGCCCAAGAACTTTACTTCCGAATTCAGGCAAAAGAAAACTCTTTTGCTGACTTGGCGCGGGAATACTCACTTGGGCCAGAAGCTCAAACTGGTGGCTTGGTAGGCCCTATTGAACTGAATGCACTACATCCAGTAATGGTGCAAATGCTCTCTAGTAGTCAACCAAGTCAGATATTGCCCCCTACCCGCATCGCTGAATGGTTTGTGATTTTGCGGCTGGAAAAATTTATTCCAGCACAACTGGATGAATTTATGAAAGTGCGCCTGCTGAATGAACTCTTTGAAACCTGGCTACAAGACCAGCAAAAGCAAATAATGTCTGCACCACAAGGGGATGATACAGAGAAGGCGATAAACCTCTAA
- a CDS encoding transposase — MTINSSRSRRLNVLGLMNIHQELDAYIFEGRITSEVVISCLDKFAENIHIKTVVVMDKASFHRSKKNQDKISEWKQKNLEIFLLPSYSPQLNLIEILWRFMKYEWIEIDAYSSLQNLVNYVEKVIREFGKEYTINFA, encoded by the coding sequence ATTACCATCAACAGTAGTCGAAGCCGTAGACTAAATGTACTTGGTTTAATGAATATTCATCAAGAATTAGATGCCTATATATTTGAAGGCAGAATTACAAGTGAAGTAGTTATATCCTGTCTTGATAAATTTGCGGAAAATATCCACATAAAAACGGTGGTAGTTATGGATAAGGCATCATTTCATAGAAGCAAAAAAAACCAGGATAAAATCAGCGAATGGAAGCAGAAAAATTTAGAAATCTTTTTGTTACCATCCTATTCTCCACAACTGAACTTAATAGAAATTCTCTGGCGATTTATGAAATATGAATGGATAGAAATAGATGCTTACTCTAGTTTGCAGAATTTAGTTAACTATGTTGAAAAAGTCATTCGAGAATTTGGAAAAGAATATACAATTAATTTTGCATAG
- a CDS encoding transposase, with protein MHWSLDVTFNEDACRVRTGHAPQNLSFLRRIALNALNLERSLKRSNRQKSNRAAMDNNYMLTILATCLSHHHDASNASCQ; from the coding sequence TTGCATTGGAGTTTGGACGTTACGTTCAATGAAGATGCTTGCCGCGTCCGTACTGGTCATGCTCCACAAAACTTGTCGTTCCTGCGACGTATAGCACTTAATGCACTAAATTTAGAGCGCTCGCTCAAGCGTAGTAATCGTCAAAAATCAAATCGAGCTGCTATGGATAACAACTATATGTTGACGATTCTTGCTACTTGTTTATCACACCATCATGATGCTTCAAATGCTTCTTGTCAATAG
- a CDS encoding helix-turn-helix domain-containing protein: MIELFQVSRVTVYNWMNDWEDKRLLGLYNQKGRGRKPTFNEEQKQKIKEWVKLFPKDLKKVLAKIREEWGIIVSKDTVKRILKSLTMTWRKFKRGLAGEPDPG; the protein is encoded by the coding sequence TTGATAGAACTTTTTCAAGTAAGCAGAGTTACTGTATATAACTGGATGAACGATTGGGAAGATAAAAGATTATTAGGATTATATAATCAAAAAGGAAGGGGGAGGAAACCAACTTTTAATGAAGAACAAAAGCAAAAAATAAAAGAATGGGTAAAACTATTCCCAAAAGATTTAAAAAAAGTATTGGCAAAAATTAGGGAAGAATGGGGAATAATAGTTAGTAAAGATACAGTAAAACGGATATTAAAAAGTTTGACCATGACCTGGAGAAAATTTAAAAGGGGATTAGCCGGAGAACCAGACCCAGGGTAA
- a CDS encoding DNA adenine methylase — protein sequence MIKELKSPLRYPGGKQKDIPFLSEVIDRVNTTLGIKEFREPFLGGGSVLLYAIANLSAELYWGNDAHSLLMDFWCQTQEDVESLCKLVTDLRIAYSGPKHKSSEWTQFRSDYLKMLETLPNNRLHRAAKFFILNRSTSSETTESGGLTPLAYCDRFTVSSIERLRALNECLKKVIFTSQDYQELIRKPGKNVFIFLDPPYLSAEASKLYGKSGNLHTGFNHGLLAAELRNCPHNWLMTIDNSPGILDLYSWANIYPWEKLYSMTNAEGRKSKGGKELLVASFKIATTDLSDTTSTVVFLHSENADPKKLKPHPLNTEIYGTEDNISDLIESIREKGFFQNNPILVTQQGRTLQIISGHRRCRAAIEADLDQVPIVRVGSDLSKVEIESRVLDENLHRIKDGFQLLREFEHRKRIETAKLVKCEATYTNNKDENGKFQTNSSLDEFCDAAAHPLGYSGRTLEHGANALSIASQLNDKGYIEEAQQIISLIRAKKFDNAWQLAQRQRINKQTNTNPIQGEMFLEVSERQCYIKGIADADAEKIISEYGYNYTYLMKLVQLIDKHIQTDNYGWNDADS from the coding sequence ATGATTAAAGAACTAAAGTCTCCTCTTCGATATCCAGGGGGAAAGCAGAAGGATATACCGTTTTTGTCCGAAGTCATTGATCGAGTTAATACAACACTTGGTATTAAAGAATTCCGTGAACCCTTTCTCGGTGGTGGTAGCGTTTTACTATATGCAATTGCAAACTTATCTGCGGAGTTGTATTGGGGAAATGATGCTCATTCTTTATTGATGGATTTTTGGTGTCAAACTCAAGAGGATGTTGAATCTCTTTGTAAACTGGTCACTGATCTCCGCATAGCTTACAGTGGACCAAAGCATAAAAGTTCGGAATGGACGCAATTCCGTAGTGACTATCTCAAAATGCTTGAGACATTACCAAATAATCGTCTACACCGTGCTGCAAAATTTTTTATTTTGAATCGAAGCACTTCTAGTGAAACAACTGAATCTGGTGGACTAACGCCGTTAGCATACTGTGACCGTTTTACAGTTTCGAGTATTGAAAGGTTACGTGCATTAAATGAGTGCTTAAAAAAGGTTATCTTTACTTCTCAGGATTACCAAGAACTTATTCGCAAGCCAGGAAAAAACGTCTTTATTTTTCTTGATCCTCCATATTTGTCAGCCGAAGCATCAAAATTATACGGTAAATCAGGAAATTTACACACAGGCTTTAATCACGGTTTATTAGCAGCAGAACTAAGGAATTGTCCTCATAATTGGTTAATGACGATTGACAATTCTCCTGGAATTCTTGATTTATATTCTTGGGCTAATATTTATCCTTGGGAAAAGCTATATAGCATGACAAATGCAGAAGGACGCAAATCCAAAGGAGGAAAAGAGTTACTAGTGGCTAGCTTTAAAATTGCTACTACAGACTTATCTGATACCACATCAACAGTAGTATTTCTCCACAGTGAAAACGCTGATCCAAAGAAACTAAAGCCTCATCCACTCAATACTGAAATATACGGAACGGAAGATAATATATCAGATTTAATTGAATCAATCCGAGAAAAAGGATTTTTCCAAAACAATCCTATTTTGGTAACTCAACAAGGCCGAACCCTGCAAATCATTTCTGGGCATCGTCGTTGCCGAGCTGCTATCGAAGCTGATTTAGATCAAGTTCCTATTGTACGTGTTGGATCTGATCTCTCTAAAGTTGAAATCGAATCTCGTGTTCTTGATGAGAATTTACACCGTATCAAAGATGGATTTCAATTGTTACGGGAGTTTGAACACCGCAAGCGGATTGAGACAGCTAAACTTGTTAAATGCGAAGCAACGTATACAAATAACAAAGACGAAAACGGTAAATTTCAAACAAACTCATCACTAGATGAATTTTGTGATGCTGCTGCTCATCCTTTAGGATATAGCGGACGAACACTAGAACATGGTGCTAATGCGCTTAGTATCGCAAGCCAATTAAATGATAAAGGATACATAGAAGAAGCACAGCAAATTATTAGCCTAATTCGGGCTAAAAAGTTTGATAATGCTTGGCAACTAGCGCAAAGACAAAGAATTAATAAACAAACAAATACCAACCCAATTCAGGGTGAAATGTTCTTGGAAGTGAGTGAAAGACAGTGTTACATCAAAGGTATTGCAGATGCAGACGCTGAGAAAATTATCAGTGAGTATGGTTATAACTACACTTATCTTATGAAATTAGTTCAGTTGATAGATAAACATATTCAAACAGATAATTATGGATGGAATGATGCCGATTCGTAA
- a CDS encoding ABC transporter ATP-binding protein, giving the protein MPLELQNLTGGYALTPIVQDINLTLQTGEWLSLVGANGSGKSTLLKLVSRILSPQHGTVLLDGKAIHSQPPNLVAQKLALLPQQETVPVGLTVRQLVSLGRTPHQTWWQWELNAGDRLKVEVAIKKTQLEKLSDRLVEQLSGGERQRAFLALALAQEPKVLLLDEPTTFLDISYQLQLLELLKELNQQQELTIVTVLHELNLAARYSSRIALLKQGHIWEVGTPEEVLTPNAIAQVFGVESVIINTPVGLQVCAISAVS; this is encoded by the coding sequence ATGCCACTTGAACTACAAAATCTCACGGGCGGCTACGCTTTGACACCAATTGTCCAAGACATTAACCTCACTCTGCAAACAGGAGAATGGTTGAGTTTAGTTGGTGCTAATGGCTCAGGTAAATCTACTTTACTCAAATTGGTGAGTCGTATTCTCTCGCCACAACATGGAACAGTGCTACTTGATGGCAAAGCAATTCACTCTCAACCCCCAAATCTAGTTGCACAGAAACTGGCATTACTACCGCAACAAGAAACGGTTCCCGTTGGCTTAACAGTGCGACAATTAGTAAGTTTAGGACGCACACCGCATCAAACTTGGTGGCAATGGGAATTAAACGCTGGAGATCGGCTCAAAGTTGAAGTTGCAATTAAAAAGACGCAATTAGAAAAATTAAGCGATCGCTTGGTCGAACAACTCTCAGGTGGTGAAAGACAACGCGCCTTTTTAGCTCTAGCACTAGCGCAAGAACCAAAAGTTTTACTATTAGATGAACCTACAACTTTTTTAGATATCAGCTATCAATTGCAACTATTGGAACTGCTTAAAGAACTGAATCAGCAGCAGGAATTAACTATTGTCACAGTTTTACACGAACTGAATTTAGCAGCACGGTATAGTTCCCGCATTGCATTATTAAAACAGGGTCATATTTGGGAAGTTGGTACACCTGAAGAAGTTCTGACACCAAATGCGATCGCACAAGTATTTGGTGTAGAATCTGTGATTATTAACACACCCGTTGGTTTACAAGTTTGTGCCATTTCTGCTGTTTCATAA
- a CDS encoding GIY-YIG nuclease family protein: protein METQHNPLIEHQNVPINHQGLHEFLYSSDDEHTAIEVSITPELANNGTEIIDLEAWSASAQNAKIAGVYAVLDAQRRTQYIGYSRNVLLSLNAHLRQNGQQKCAFVRVQAFKFSKRQQMEDLRDEWIAELESTPPGNATDSEMWASTVGEATKAVMSQVERQAYEEKKLKLRKAMADTTLSKESEKIDASIAERQRQLEAAVTNDDWSVIIDAQTQETKS from the coding sequence ATGGAAACTCAGCACAACCCGCTAATTGAACATCAAAATGTTCCTATAAACCACCAGGGGCTACATGAATTTTTGTATAGTTCTGATGACGAACACACCGCTATTGAGGTGAGTATAACCCCTGAACTGGCAAACAATGGTACTGAAATCATTGACCTTGAAGCTTGGAGTGCATCTGCTCAGAACGCTAAAATTGCTGGTGTTTACGCAGTATTAGACGCACAACGCCGCACGCAGTACATTGGCTATTCTCGGAATGTGTTGCTTTCCCTAAACGCCCATCTTCGCCAAAATGGTCAGCAAAAGTGTGCTTTTGTGCGCGTGCAAGCATTCAAGTTCTCCAAGCGTCAACAAATGGAAGATTTGCGAGATGAGTGGATAGCAGAACTTGAAAGCACACCACCTGGTAATGCAACTGATAGCGAAATGTGGGCTAGCACAGTAGGCGAAGCTACTAAGGCGGTAATGTCACAGGTGGAACGTCAAGCTTACGAGGAGAAAAAGCTAAAACTGCGGAAAGCAATGGCTGACACAACCCTCTCTAAAGAGTCTGAAAAAATAGATGCGAGTATAGCCGAACGTCAGCGTCAACTTGAAGCTGCTGTGACAAATGATGACTGGAGTGTAATTATTGACGCACAGACACAAGAAACCAAGTCTTAG